A genomic segment from Nocardia cyriacigeorgica GUH-2 encodes:
- the yajC gene encoding preprotein translocase subunit YajC, which translates to MELLFPLLLVALLVPMFLGVRRQKREAEKVAAMQDGLKVGDQVITTSGLYGTVVEVDDTTVDLEIAEEVVTTWLRQAIREVRVDDEAEATTGDTDADEAPGTTTEETAEQTETRLTKD; encoded by the coding sequence ATGGAACTGCTGTTTCCGCTGCTGCTGGTAGCCCTGCTCGTGCCGATGTTCCTCGGCGTCCGCCGCCAGAAGCGGGAGGCCGAGAAGGTCGCCGCCATGCAGGACGGCCTGAAGGTCGGCGACCAGGTGATCACCACGTCGGGTCTGTACGGCACCGTGGTCGAGGTCGATGACACGACCGTCGATCTCGAGATCGCCGAGGAGGTCGTCACCACCTGGCTGCGTCAGGCGATCCGCGAGGTTCGCGTCGACGACGAGGCCGAGGCGACGACTGGTGACACCGACGCCGACGAGGCGCCCGGTACCACCACCGAGGAAACCGCCGAGCAGACCGAAACCCGGCTGACCAAGGACTGA
- a CDS encoding flavin-containing monooxygenase: protein MAPQFDAIVVGAGFGGMGAGIELDRLGLSNFVILEREDDLGGTWHVNRYPGLAVDIASVTYSYSFEPNPYWSRLFAPGAELKKYAEHVAGKYGLRRRMRFGTTVDGARWDEEDQQWVVSIAGGETLTARYLLAATGFLSQPYTPPFPGIDSFEGTILHTTAWDDSIDLTDRKAAVIGTGATGVQLVPEVAKKVRELTVFQRTPIWVVPKVDAPIPEPVQKLFAAAPVTQKAARLVNTSMLEALMVVGVLHFRQAKLMNKGAALLAKAHLRAQVRDPEIRKQLTPDYDFGCKRPTFSNHYFKTFNQPHVRLETNSIERIEPDGIVTADGHKTEIDTLILATGFNLWDVNFPAIEIIGRDGVNLGKFWRDNRFQAYEGITVPKFPNFLSLNSPYSYSGLSYFTTIEAQMKHMGRLFGELFRRGETTFEVTERANTEFLDRVTSKLDDSVFYGGSCSTARSYYFNQHGEAALLRPTSTINAHREAVSFPLDDYVYGRSA, encoded by the coding sequence GTGGCGCCTCAGTTCGATGCGATCGTGGTCGGTGCGGGTTTCGGCGGAATGGGAGCGGGCATCGAGCTCGACCGGCTCGGCCTGAGTAATTTCGTCATCCTGGAGCGGGAGGACGATCTGGGCGGCACCTGGCATGTGAATCGCTACCCGGGCCTGGCCGTCGATATCGCCTCGGTGACCTACTCGTACTCCTTCGAACCCAATCCGTACTGGTCACGGCTGTTCGCGCCGGGCGCGGAGCTGAAGAAGTACGCCGAACACGTGGCCGGCAAATACGGCCTGCGCCGTCGGATGCGGTTCGGCACCACCGTCGACGGCGCCCGCTGGGACGAGGAAGACCAGCAGTGGGTGGTCTCCATCGCCGGCGGTGAGACGCTCACCGCGCGCTACCTGCTCGCGGCCACCGGCTTCCTGTCCCAGCCCTACACCCCGCCGTTCCCGGGCATCGACTCGTTCGAGGGCACGATTCTGCACACCACGGCCTGGGACGACTCCATTGATCTCACCGACCGCAAGGCCGCCGTCATCGGTACCGGCGCCACCGGCGTGCAGCTGGTACCCGAGGTGGCCAAGAAGGTTCGCGAGCTGACCGTCTTCCAGCGCACCCCGATCTGGGTGGTGCCCAAGGTCGACGCGCCGATTCCCGAGCCGGTGCAGAAGCTGTTCGCCGCCGCGCCGGTCACCCAGAAGGCCGCCCGCCTGGTCAACACCAGCATGCTCGAGGCGCTGATGGTGGTCGGTGTGCTGCACTTCCGGCAGGCCAAGCTGATGAACAAGGGTGCGGCGCTGCTGGCCAAGGCGCACCTGCGCGCCCAGGTCCGCGATCCCGAGATCCGCAAGCAGCTCACGCCGGACTACGACTTCGGCTGCAAGCGCCCCACCTTCTCCAACCACTACTTCAAGACGTTCAACCAGCCGCATGTGCGGCTGGAGACGAACTCGATCGAGCGCATCGAACCCGACGGCATCGTCACCGCCGACGGCCACAAGACCGAGATCGACACCCTCATCCTGGCCACCGGCTTCAACCTGTGGGATGTGAACTTCCCGGCCATCGAGATCATCGGCCGCGACGGGGTGAATCTCGGAAAGTTCTGGCGCGACAACAGGTTCCAGGCCTACGAGGGCATCACGGTGCCCAAGTTCCCCAACTTCCTCAGCCTCAACAGCCCCTACTCCTACAGCGGCCTGTCCTACTTCACCACCATCGAGGCGCAGATGAAGCACATGGGCAGGCTGTTCGGCGAACTGTTCCGGCGCGGCGAAACCACCTTCGAGGTCACCGAGCGCGCCAACACCGAGTTCCTCGACCGGGTCACCAGCAAGCTCGACGATTCGGTGTTCTACGGCGGCAGCTGCTCCACCGCGCGCAGCTACTACTTCAACCAGCACGGTGAAGCCGCCCTGTTGCGCCCGACCAGCACCATCAACGCGCATCGGGAAGCGGTGAGCTTCCCGCTCGACGATTACGTCTACGGCCGCAGCGCCTGA
- a CDS encoding TetR/AcrR family transcriptional regulator produces the protein MTHHSVCDDSIIAGVTKPSTRAERRKAELRREIIDTAFVCFAEKGYHATGIADIATHLGIGHGTFYRYFSNKRDIIDHVIDDLAARIIEALGTENAPDAATSLDEYREQLDRIGTALTRILIEDRRVAQLLLFHATGIDDELTERLYGLLDTADMLTAGYLEHGVELGYLREDLDTVNTARAVTGMLMAGVVHGLREMDEAGIAALNEAIRRLLIEGVRKP, from the coding sequence ATGACACATCATTCCGTTTGTGACGACAGTATCATCGCAGGTGTGACGAAGCCATCCACGCGGGCCGAACGACGTAAGGCCGAACTGCGCCGAGAGATCATTGATACCGCCTTCGTGTGTTTTGCCGAGAAGGGCTATCACGCGACCGGGATCGCCGATATCGCCACGCACCTCGGGATCGGGCACGGCACCTTCTACCGGTACTTCAGCAATAAACGCGACATCATCGACCACGTCATCGACGATCTGGCGGCCCGCATCATCGAGGCGCTCGGCACCGAGAACGCCCCAGACGCGGCCACCAGCCTGGACGAATACCGCGAGCAGCTCGACCGCATCGGCACCGCGCTGACCCGCATCCTGATCGAGGACCGCCGGGTGGCGCAGCTACTGCTGTTCCACGCCACCGGCATCGACGACGAGCTCACCGAGCGGTTGTACGGCCTGCTCGACACGGCCGACATGCTGACCGCGGGCTATCTCGAGCACGGCGTCGAATTGGGTTATCTGCGGGAGGATCTCGACACCGTCAACACCGCGCGCGCGGTCACCGGCATGCTGATGGCCGGCGTCGTGCACGGCCTGCGCGAGATGGACGAGGCCGGTATCGCGGCATTGAACGAGGCGATCCGGCGGCTGCTGATCGAGGGCGTGCGCAAGCCCTGA